Proteins co-encoded in one Malus sylvestris chromosome 7, drMalSylv7.2, whole genome shotgun sequence genomic window:
- the LOC126629015 gene encoding cell number regulator 13-like isoform X1, giving the protein MASSDFAEAPGLDAVGLTSTIVSTAQSARTHRHNCEQLAEHVRMVGNLLEKMKSTDLMKLPCTKEPLDGLEKALVKALLLVQGCRDNSCLYMFALGWSVVYQFRQVQAEIDHYVGLLVRPLVSLLQEFRLQNLKEGLEAIEEDQRLYTLDEQDMEVHGVVLKPDRTTKDADILERALSRKYPNMAFDEALQEEKEKLNIELQRAITINDPDQCRVIEHLIHVAENVVSGVLPGKKVEKLLVNEPSYVVSGYVVFEGLRVHQPITSPGFQLENEGRGEWQAELFGCCSEPCLSMKTCIYPCGTFSWIANVVSKGKISREQAASNLMAYSLFGGCCCYTCCMRRKLREFFNIEGSCCDDLLTHLMCCCCALVQERVELELRNFEGCNGRKMVPPPFQWMKP; this is encoded by the exons ATGGCGAGCTCAGATTTTGCAGAGGCACCGGGACTCGACGCCGTGGGCCTCACAAGCACGATTGTGTCCACCGCTCAAAGCGCCAGGACACACCGCCACAACTGCGAGCAGCTCGCGGAGCACGTAAGGATGGTAGGAAACTTGCTTGAGAAGATGAAATCAACGGACTTGATGAAGCTTCCATGTACAAAGGAGCCGTTGGATGGTCTTGAAAAGGCTCTTGTAAAAGCGCTTCTACTAGTACAGGGTTGCAGAGACAACAGCTGCCTCTACATGTTTGCCCTGGGATGGAGTGTGGTGTATCAATTCCGACAAGTCCAGGCGGAGATCGACCACTACGTCGGTCTCCTAGTCCGCCCCTTGGTTTCTCTGCTTCAAGAGTTTCGCCTTCAG AATTTGAAGGAAGGCTTGGAGGCCATTGAAGAGGATCAGAGGTTGTATACACTTGATGAACAGGACATGGAGGTTCATGGTGTGGTGTTGAAGCCTGATCGAACAACGAAAGATGCAGACATATTGGAGAGGGCGCTGTCTCGAAAATATCCCAACATGGCTTTTGATGAGGCACTCCAGGAGGAGAAAGAGAAGCTGAATATCGAACTACAGCGAGCAATAACGATTAACGATCCTGATCAATGCCGGGTGATTGAACATCTTATTCATGTAGCAGAAAATGTTGTGAGTGGTGTACTGCCAGGAAAGAAAGTTGAGAAGCTTCTTGTCAACGAACCAAGTTATGTGGTGTCAGGGTACGTAGTGTTTGAGGGATTGAGAGTACACCAGCCAATCACAA GCCCCGGGTTTCAGCTGGAGAATGAAGGCCGGGGGGAGTGGCAGGCTGAGCTTTTCGGTTGTTGCAGTGAGCCTTGTCTAA GCATGAAGACCTGCATTTACCCCTGTGGAACATTTTCATGGATAGCCAATGTGGTGTCAAAAGGAAAAATAT CTCGCGAGCAAGCAGCGAGTAATCTGATGGCTTACTCTCTCTTCGGAGGCTGCTGCTGTTACACTTGCTGTATGAGAAGAAAGTTGCGGGAATTTTTTAACATAGAG GGAAGTTGCTGTGACGACCTTCTTACTCACCTCATGTGCTGCTGTTGTGCACTGGTTCAAGAGCGAGTAGAACTCGAACTCAGAAACTTTGAAG
- the LOC126629015 gene encoding cell number regulator 13-like isoform X2: MASSDFAEAPGLDAVGLTSTIVSTAQSARTHRHNCEQLAEHVRMVGNLLEKMKSTDLMKLPCTKEPLDGLEKALVKALLLVQGCRDNSCLYMFALGWSVVYQFRQVQAEIDHYVGLLVRPLVSLLQEFRLQNLKEGLEAIEEDQRLYTLDEQDMEVHGVVLKPDRTTKDADILERALSRKYPNMAFDEALQEEKEKLNIELQRAITINDPDQCRVIEHLIHVAENVVSGVLPGKKVEKLLVNEPSYVVSGCITNANSIYTGPGFQLENEGRGEWQAELFGCCSEPCLSMKTCIYPCGTFSWIANVVSKGKISREQAASNLMAYSLFGGCCCYTCCMRRKLREFFNIEGSCCDDLLTHLMCCCCALVQERVELELRNFEGCNGRKMVPPPFQWMKP; this comes from the exons ATGGCGAGCTCAGATTTTGCAGAGGCACCGGGACTCGACGCCGTGGGCCTCACAAGCACGATTGTGTCCACCGCTCAAAGCGCCAGGACACACCGCCACAACTGCGAGCAGCTCGCGGAGCACGTAAGGATGGTAGGAAACTTGCTTGAGAAGATGAAATCAACGGACTTGATGAAGCTTCCATGTACAAAGGAGCCGTTGGATGGTCTTGAAAAGGCTCTTGTAAAAGCGCTTCTACTAGTACAGGGTTGCAGAGACAACAGCTGCCTCTACATGTTTGCCCTGGGATGGAGTGTGGTGTATCAATTCCGACAAGTCCAGGCGGAGATCGACCACTACGTCGGTCTCCTAGTCCGCCCCTTGGTTTCTCTGCTTCAAGAGTTTCGCCTTCAG AATTTGAAGGAAGGCTTGGAGGCCATTGAAGAGGATCAGAGGTTGTATACACTTGATGAACAGGACATGGAGGTTCATGGTGTGGTGTTGAAGCCTGATCGAACAACGAAAGATGCAGACATATTGGAGAGGGCGCTGTCTCGAAAATATCCCAACATGGCTTTTGATGAGGCACTCCAGGAGGAGAAAGAGAAGCTGAATATCGAACTACAGCGAGCAATAACGATTAACGATCCTGATCAATGCCGGGTGATTGAACATCTTATTCATGTAGCAGAAAATGTTGTGAGTGGTGTACTGCCAGGAAAGAAAGTTGAGAAGCTTCTTGTCAACGAACCAAGTTATGTGGTGTCAGG ATGCATAACCAATGCCAACTCCATCTATACAGGCCCCGGGTTTCAGCTGGAGAATGAAGGCCGGGGGGAGTGGCAGGCTGAGCTTTTCGGTTGTTGCAGTGAGCCTTGTCTAA GCATGAAGACCTGCATTTACCCCTGTGGAACATTTTCATGGATAGCCAATGTGGTGTCAAAAGGAAAAATAT CTCGCGAGCAAGCAGCGAGTAATCTGATGGCTTACTCTCTCTTCGGAGGCTGCTGCTGTTACACTTGCTGTATGAGAAGAAAGTTGCGGGAATTTTTTAACATAGAG GGAAGTTGCTGTGACGACCTTCTTACTCACCTCATGTGCTGCTGTTGTGCACTGGTTCAAGAGCGAGTAGAACTCGAACTCAGAAACTTTGAAG